The DNA region TCAAACAGAGTTCTCTACAAACAACGAAGGCAGAATTCAGGACACTTTCTAAATCAGTAAGCATACATTCCATGCCTCATTTTGCTGCCATTCACTTTTTCTTTGATGAtattagtatgacttatttatatTATGTTCTTGATTTAGCTTAGGCAATGCTCAAGTTCAAGGTTTCACAAGGTAATTTATTACTTTAATAATTTGATATTAGGGCGATATTTGCTTGCTTATTAATAGATTATTTTATCGCAAAAAGTAAACATCCCGTGACAATAGATGGAAGGTGGGAGAAGAAGGTCCTTAGTTGGAGCAAACGCGTTGCCTGACTGGCCGTTGATGGCCGTTATGGTTGAACACGCGGAAGGACAAAGAGATCTCATCACCCACAAGTCTATTTGGCATCTCAGTGACGAAGCCATTAAGAATGTTTGTGAGTTTGTTGATTAGATATTCTATTTTCTAAGTTCATATTAAAATGATACGTTTGCTTCTTCTTGTGTATAGATACATTCTACATAATGTTCACTGTGTGGGGGTGCTGTTTCTTCGGCTCCACTAAGGTGATATTACCACCTAGTTTATTGTCCCTTTTTTCAATATATCTGTGGAAATTATAGCCAGTTTTGAGTTAGGCTCTATTCGGTATCATGGAActccaattccaaatccaatgcTCGGTACAACAAAATGTTTGgtatttggaattgaattacaattccAATTCCTTCCAAATTCCAATTCCACAATTTTGAATTCCATATGAAAAGTAGATAATTggaatttcaaatttcatttaataataaaattgcactatcacacacaaaacacacacataagTATACTTGGACATACACACACGCGTGCGCCTGCACACCAAAACACATATACACAAACCTGCACAGACACACACCTATACACACACACGCACCTGCACAGACACACACAGACGCACACTTGCACACAcacttgcacacacacacacacattcacacagcTGCAcgcacacacactcacacacatacctgcacacacacacatatacacacaaaacacaccCTTGCACACACACAACCCACACCTGcccacacacacacgcacatacacacattgcataATTTTCTTGAATTCAACTTCATATCAATTATATCAATTTACCGAAcaaaggatttggaattgaattataatctTTCACATTCAATTCCgtagaattccaattccaattccaattccgtaTACCGAACTGACTCTTAaagtaattttgttttattattatatggTTTGTGGTTTAGGATCCATTCTACGATTCAGAAGGATACAGAGGTGATGGAGGAGATGGGACTGGCCATTGGATTTATGAGAAGGTATTAATTTTGGAAAAATATTGTATTATTTCCAACAATTAGGCCTATATTAAATAGAAATGGCTGTGgtaatatataaatttgagaaaataataaatgaatgATTAATTTGGCAGCAAGAAGATATAGAGGAATCAGCAAGAGCAGAGCTGTGGAAGGAAGAGTTGATTGAAGAGATCGAACAAAAGGTTGGTGGTTTAAGAGAACTGGAAGAAGCTGGCAAGAAATAAGAGCTTCTTAACTAATTCTTCTATTAAATTAAGTTTATAGTAATACATAAgcaatattttaaatttgtaaagtTTATTCTGCAGATTATGTTGAATTACTTATGTTCCAACTTCTCAAGTATATTTACCTCttaaaattatagtattaaCTTATGTTATAAGGCGCACAACAAAATATATCGTgacataaaatgaaaattattagTCAATTTTATGTATTATTACTTCAAAACTTATGCCAACacttctttttcaaattttatcatGTTCGAGTTTAACTACCATGATTAATTTGAGCTTTCTGTCAGTGTTTTGATTCATTTTTAAGTGTTATAATATATACATTTCTCGACTTCATGTGTGTAAAGTGCCAATTCATGTAAACAAATGGggaaatgtatatttttttaaatcaaataacgcttaagtttgatttttgttgtaAAAGATATTACTAACCAAAGTTTTTTGAGATAAACACCATTGTTTAAGGTGGAGACTGGAGAGTGTAGTACCTAATTTCCACATTTTAAGAAAGTCTAACTAAACAAAATCAAATTGAAACTCATCGTCACTaggttttatttaatttaaatattgatttttatgGAAGCAAGATTTCATGTTGATGAATTTCATCGAAAACAATGGCACGTTAATGGACTGGACTATTTAGCTTTGTGCTTGAACTTATTATTAAGACTATAAATTTATGGGCCTAAAGAAAATAGCTGGAATTGTTGGGCTCAAAACATGTTGATTTAGGCCCATATGGTATTTTGCTTTTCCACCCACCTTGCTAGAATTATCAAATAGGAGTAGAGTAATGCTCTAATCATCTTTAATTACAtgcaatataaacaaataaaagtaaCACAAATAATATAAGTTGTTAGGGATCTTGGTATAGTTCAAAACTTCAATCCTTGAAAATAAATAAGCGATTGACCTAAAAGAAAGTAAAAGGGTTTAGTCATAGACTCATGGCTAAACCTCTTTTACTTTCTGAAAAGTTTAAGAGATTCAATCACACATctcaatcttagatggataatcatgggataattagtcatagctaaccccttatgactaaaataatctaacaactcaatcctaaattatatcttgttattattttatctgGAAAACCGAACACCAGCtacataatatttaaataaatattgcaaATGTAGACAAATTACCGTTTCTCCACCACCACACATGGAAACATGAACAAACATTTCAAATTTTAGGAACCAATACGAGTTCATCAAGAAAGGGTTGCACGTGATCTAAAATTTTAAACCACATAACAAGAATTTCTCATACCCCACAACAAATAACATAGTACCATCTAGAAAATACCATAGATTtaccattaaaaaaataatcataacCTTTGATTTTTTAATGTCACGAGTCTTGATTGTAAACAAACTACTATGTTCTAAAACTATGTGCACAAATGCATAATATTCGTTTCACCTTCCCCCCAACATGTCATAATTATATAGGGGTAATGGAAAAAATTTGgtcaattcatatttttatcatgAATTTTAAATGTGTTGAAAAAAATACACTAACTTTAAATTTGCAgtaaatttacaataattaaattttttagcGAAATTAATCATATGTGGTGATCAGGATGTCTATGTCATCCAAACAGTTCCACGTAGTTTATAGGACGAACTTATAATGTTGTATAAATATACACAAACGTCCAATGTGGTCAACCAAATACACCAACTTTGGAatagttttatatttttatttgtagcACCTTAAAATTACATGAATTATAATCTGTTAGTTCATATGTCTTTGCGTTATTTTCACGTGATCCTTTGATTAGTCTAGCGGTGAATTATCATCATCTTGCGTTCAAAACTCCTAGTCAATAGTGACGTTAATAtgcaacaaaaatgaaaaatactaaCAATCTATGGAAAAGGATGTATTATTTCCATACATAAATTTTGGATATTGCAAATCAATGACTGTTGCGCTGGTATAAATGTGACCTGACGTGTGTAATTGTGTATGAAAACAATTAAATGATTAATCTTTCACGTTCAATTCCAAACTTTTTATAATCAAACTTAtcttgaatttaattatttgacgAGGACTTTTCGCAACAATTCATTTGAAATACAAATAGAGAGTACATGATTTTAGAAGAATAAAAGAAGGATCCTCGACACTTTTTTGCCACATAATAGGAGTATATCGAAGAAATTAATATGGAGATATAGAGCAAATAATACTGTTCTAATTAATTCTTTAGGTTGAAGGAAATAAATCTTAAAAATATGAAGGGGAGTATATACTAATTGAACAGCGCATCATCATGTTTAAGCATAGTTGATTATGCCCTTCATCAAACTTTAAGcaaggatttaattaaatatacttAGTTGTGGCTGTTAATTCTGACATTTTAGACtttccataaaataaaatacaatgaaaTTGTATCGCGCTGATCTGCGTATTTCATAAATGTGGAAATATCAAACAAAATTAAGATAATTTGCATAAACATAGTAACAAACAATTTGACCTCTAACATTTGCATAAAAAGAAGGCTCattcttaaattttttaatgtatGTATATTTTTACTTTACCGGATATTCTAAGGATACTTGTCTTGTGTacttcaataaaaatatttaaatatcatTTATTTTAGACAAATAAGAACTTTTGTATATATGAAGCCCTCCGAATTAATTTATGATAAAAGGTATCCATTTTTAATTCGTTTTACTTTAAATCCTTTCTACTGCATATTCAGAAAACTCTTGCATTTAATTTAAGAGACAAAGCCAACACAGTGAAATCTGCAATTTATTTCAATGTACATTCACAACCAACCACGAAAATCAAACTAAACAAGTGGTAACTTTATTATTAGAAAAATACAATAAATGCTAGTACAATTTTCTTCGAATTTTTTTAACGTACAaaattgaaaaaggaaaaaaaaagacaaaataGTACACGAAATGGGCAGCCTCAACTTTTATGTGACACAAATTTGTTAAGTTAGGCTAATAAGATCATAATTCATGAGGCaccatataaaatataaatcaataatGACCATAGAAACCAGtgcatttcataaaaaaatgtgaatGCTATTTTGATGTTTTCTTGGTGTATGGCCAATAATAATATCTTTATATAATTActctcttttgttttttttttcttttggacaTGCCTATACATTCATTTAAGTCTCAAAAGATTCGTATATAATGTCTCTTAACAGTTAACACCAAATTTGGATAAATGGATAATCGAAAGTCGATAAGATAGGTGAAGGTACATAATGTTATAATCATTATGTTCTACAAAATGTTACTACTATAATCATTAATAGTTCTACAAAATGCCATTTTTTGAaggattttattttcttttgaaaCTGGGAAAGgatatattcataaaataattattaagtaatCTTATCACCATacaatgatttaaaaaaaaattgaaggtgCAATAGTATTACTAGTAAGTAAGTAGTATGTATATCAATTGTTTGCATCGAGGATTGAGATTGTGCACAACTGCACATTAATTTGATGATTTGTATTCTGTTACTATATCTCTCGTGTCTTATTTTGTTTAGTATTCTAAAATTGTAGATCTTGATATTTAGAGATTAATTGGCATAAGAACATCCACCATAGTAATAGGTCAGCCATAggccagccacaaactcctcctgtcaTATCATCAGGACTAAAACTCatcctaccacatcatcaggacaagcaactggacaagcaataggctagtaATAGGCTAGctacaataaacaaaattataaaaacaaattattaacaatcacacaaaatacggaattaaatttacaacacagatatgagaaaattcaataataatatttagatttaaaaaagtacattaatttaaaaaaattacattaattaaaaaaatctaatgaagtgcagtcctccgcgcccacaactcttcaattaaatcattttggagtcgaatatgggcatCCACTTGGcacatgtcggcatgtgccttgaggcggccgacttcatcgtgaggtaccccccttcgtacgttgggggcggccacgccgtggcttgggccGACTTCATTAGCATTgtcattggcccaactagtcagttgtacaccttcatcttcgacaatcatgttgagcaggataatacaggcgtacattatatcagcaatgcagtcaacatgccacaaacgcgttggacccctaattgacGTCCATCGAGAccggagcacaccaaatgcgcgctccacgtccttgcgcgtcGACTCCCgtc from Salvia splendens isolate huo1 chromosome 9, SspV2, whole genome shotgun sequence includes:
- the LOC121747281 gene encoding photosynthetic NDH subunit of subcomplex B 4, chloroplastic-like, whose amino-acid sequence is MAETLTSLTLLQPCIKQSSLQTTKAEFRTLSKSLRQCSSSRFHKMEGGRRRSLVGANALPDWPLMAVMVEHAEGQRDLITHKSIWHLSDEAIKNVYTFYIMFTVWGCCFFGSTKDPFYDSEGYRGDGGDGTGHWIYEKQEDIEESARAELWKEELIEEIEQKVGGLRELEEAGKK